Proteins encoded within one genomic window of Humulus lupulus chromosome 1, drHumLupu1.1, whole genome shotgun sequence:
- the LOC133812495 gene encoding STS14 protein: MSSHSTSSVLLPLLLVVVPIFFFGGSAEAAEAPLSSAAKEYLQAHNQARAAVGVEPLEWSETLANASSRLVRYQRNKMSCQFANLTNSRYGANQFWAGGGTSTPRMAVDKWVEEKQYYNHANNTCAPNQTCGVYTQVVWRKSLRLGCAQATCVKDQTTLTICFYDPPGNYIGESPY; this comes from the coding sequence ATGTCGTCACATTCAACGTCGTCcgtactactaccactgctactcgTCGTTGTTCCTATTTTCTTCTTCGGTGGCTCAGCCGAAGCCGCCGAAGCTCCGCTGTCGAGCGCGGCGAAGGAGTATCTCCAGGCGCACAACCAGGCCCGAGCGGCGGTGGGAGTTGAGCCGCTGGAGTGGAGCGAGACCCTGGCAAACGCGTCGAGCCGGTTGGTTCGGTACCAGCGCAACAAGATGAGCTGCCAGTTCGCGAACCTGACCAACAGCAGGTACGGCGCCAACCAGTTCTGGGCCGGAGGTGGCACGAGCACGCCGCGCATGGCGGTGGACAAGTGGGTGGAGGAGAAGCAGTACTACAACCACGCCAACAACACGTGCGCTCCCAACCAAACGTGCGGTGTGTACACCCAAGTGGTCTGGAGGAAGTCCCTCCGTTTGGGCTGCGCTCAAGCCACGTGTGTGAAGGACCAGACCACTCTCACCATTTGTTTCTACGATCCTCCTGGAAACTACATTGGAGAAAGCCCTTACTaa
- the LOC133812511 gene encoding uncharacterized protein LOC133812511 isoform X1, whose protein sequence is MDSSVLGFHGSEDSKMLGLKVIPIHKRSKSFPDKKKVEEDEFGSSMEASNRVKLDMGHLKACVTTNKKQSPKKEVHNSLKQEIQQLEKRLQDQFQVRSNLEKALGYRSSTHEYISDVEMPKPATELIKEIAVLEVEVMHLEQYLLALYRKAFDGQATTVSPPAKDGRSKSPLTTPTKSLLDATKAGLISKRESLAVPSGFQLLENPWKESNGIGREERILDSSVHRCHSSLTQLSAFSTRTSPPGESSAKAVRYCHSQPLAMMEYAQNASSNIISLAEHLGTRISDHIPETPNRLSEDMVKCISTIFCKLSDPPLTHNGLSSPISSLSSVSGFSPREQCDMWSPGFRNNSSFDVRLDNPFHVEGLKEFSGPYSTMVEVPWIYRDSQKLGDIDHLLQNFRSLITRLEEVDPRKLKYDEKLAFWINIHNALVMHAYLAYGIPQNSVKRVFLLLKAAYNIGGHTISADTIQGSILGCRMSRPGQWLRLLLSPRTKFKAGDERQAYAIDHPEPLLHFALCSGSHSDPAVRVYTPKRIMQELESAKEEYIRASFGVRKDQKILIPKIVDSFAKDSGLCSGGVLEMIQQTLPESLRKSVKKCQSGKSRKAIEWIPHNFAFRYLISKELVK, encoded by the exons ATGGATTCTAGTG TGCTGGGATTTCACGGGAGTGAAGATAGTAAAATGCTGGGACTCAAAGTGATTCCAATACACAAGCGTTCAAAGAG CTTTCCAGATAAAAAAAAGGTTGAGGAAGATGAGTTTGGTTCTTCCATGGAAGCATCAAACCGTGTCAAACTG GACATGGGGCACTTGAAGGCCTGTGTAACCACTAACAAGAAGCAATCCCCCAAAAAAGAAGTGCACAACTCTTTGAAGCAAGAG ATTCAGCAGCTTGAAAAAAGATTACAAGACCAATTTCAAGTTCGCTCTAATTTAGAGAAAGCATTGGGTTATAGATCCTCCACACATGAATATATAAGTGATGTTGAAATGCCTAAG CCGGCGACAGAACTAATTAAGGAGATTGCAGTATTAGAAGTGGAAGTTATGCATTTGGAACAATATCTTCTCGCATTATACCGGAAAGCATTTGATGGGCAAGCAACCACTGTTTCTCCTCCTGCCAAGGATGGAAGATCAAAATCACCTCTTACCACCCCAACAAAAAGTCTTTTGGATGCTACCAAAGCTGGTCTGATATCAAAGAGGGAAAGTTTGGCTGTTCCATCTGGTTTTCAATTACTTGAAAATCCATGGAAGGAGTCAAATGGAATAGGAAGAGAGGAGAGGATTTTAGATTCTAGTGTTCACCGTTGTCACTCATCATTGACACAACTTTCTGCATTCTCAACTAGAACTTCTCCTCCAGGAGAGTCTTCAGCTAAAGCTGTGCGTTACTGTCACTCTCAACCATTGGCCATGATGGAG TATGCTCAGAATGCTTCATCAAACATAATCAGTCTAGCAGAACATCTTGGCACACGCATTTCAGATCATATTCCAGAGACACCTAATAGGCTCTCAGAGGATATGGTCAAATGTATTTCAACTATATTTTGCAAGCTTTCAGACCCACCATTGACACACAATGGTCTTTCATCTCCCATTTCATCTCTGTCATCAGTGAGTGGTTTTTCTCCAAGAGAGCAATGCGACATGTGGAGTCCAGGTTTCAGGAATAACTCGTCTTTTGATGTACGTTTGGACAATCCTTTTCATGTGGAAGGACTGAAAGAGTTTAGTGGGCCATACAGCACCATGGTTGAAGTGCCATGGATCTATAGAGATAGTCAAAAGTTAGGTGACATTGATCATTTGTTACAAAATTTCAG GTCTCTGATCACTAGGCTAGAGGAAGTTGATCCAAGAAAGTTGAAATATGACGAAAAGCTGGCCTTCTGGATCAACATACACAATGCCTTAGTGATGCAT gcatatttggcatatggAATTCCACAAAACAGTGTAAAGAGGGTCTTTTTACTCCTGAAG GCTGCTTATAACATCGGGGGTCACACAATCAGCGCAGACACCATTCAAGGTTCTATACTTGGATGCCGTATGTCTCGTCCTGGACag TGGCTGCGGTTGTTACTTTCTCCAAGAACAAAATTTAAGGCTGGAGATGAGCGGCAAGCATATGCAATTGACCACCCAGAACCTCTTCTACACTTTGCACTCTGTTCAGGAAGCCATTCTGATCCTGCA GTTCGGGTTTACACacccaaaagaataatgcaagaACTGGAATCTGCAAAAGAAGAGTACATAAGAGCAAGTTTTGGGGTGCGCAAGGACCAGAAAATTCTTATACCAAAGATCGTAGACTCTTTTGCAAAGGATTCAGGTTTGTGTTCTGGTGGTGTTTTGGAGATGATCCAGCAGACATTGCCTGAATCTCTAAGAAAGAGTGTTAAGAAATGTCAAAGTGGGAAATCGCGTAAGGCCATCGAGTGGATTCCTCACAATTTTGCTTTTCGGTATCTGATATCCAAAGAGCTAGTGAAGTGA
- the LOC133812511 gene encoding uncharacterized protein LOC133812511 isoform X2, with translation MEASNRVKLDMGHLKACVTTNKKQSPKKEVHNSLKQEIQQLEKRLQDQFQVRSNLEKALGYRSSTHEYISDVEMPKPATELIKEIAVLEVEVMHLEQYLLALYRKAFDGQATTVSPPAKDGRSKSPLTTPTKSLLDATKAGLISKRESLAVPSGFQLLENPWKESNGIGREERILDSSVHRCHSSLTQLSAFSTRTSPPGESSAKAVRYCHSQPLAMMEYAQNASSNIISLAEHLGTRISDHIPETPNRLSEDMVKCISTIFCKLSDPPLTHNGLSSPISSLSSVSGFSPREQCDMWSPGFRNNSSFDVRLDNPFHVEGLKEFSGPYSTMVEVPWIYRDSQKLGDIDHLLQNFRSLITRLEEVDPRKLKYDEKLAFWINIHNALVMHAYLAYGIPQNSVKRVFLLLKAAYNIGGHTISADTIQGSILGCRMSRPGQWLRLLLSPRTKFKAGDERQAYAIDHPEPLLHFALCSGSHSDPAVRVYTPKRIMQELESAKEEYIRASFGVRKDQKILIPKIVDSFAKDSGLCSGGVLEMIQQTLPESLRKSVKKCQSGKSRKAIEWIPHNFAFRYLISKELVK, from the exons ATGGAAGCATCAAACCGTGTCAAACTG GACATGGGGCACTTGAAGGCCTGTGTAACCACTAACAAGAAGCAATCCCCCAAAAAAGAAGTGCACAACTCTTTGAAGCAAGAG ATTCAGCAGCTTGAAAAAAGATTACAAGACCAATTTCAAGTTCGCTCTAATTTAGAGAAAGCATTGGGTTATAGATCCTCCACACATGAATATATAAGTGATGTTGAAATGCCTAAG CCGGCGACAGAACTAATTAAGGAGATTGCAGTATTAGAAGTGGAAGTTATGCATTTGGAACAATATCTTCTCGCATTATACCGGAAAGCATTTGATGGGCAAGCAACCACTGTTTCTCCTCCTGCCAAGGATGGAAGATCAAAATCACCTCTTACCACCCCAACAAAAAGTCTTTTGGATGCTACCAAAGCTGGTCTGATATCAAAGAGGGAAAGTTTGGCTGTTCCATCTGGTTTTCAATTACTTGAAAATCCATGGAAGGAGTCAAATGGAATAGGAAGAGAGGAGAGGATTTTAGATTCTAGTGTTCACCGTTGTCACTCATCATTGACACAACTTTCTGCATTCTCAACTAGAACTTCTCCTCCAGGAGAGTCTTCAGCTAAAGCTGTGCGTTACTGTCACTCTCAACCATTGGCCATGATGGAG TATGCTCAGAATGCTTCATCAAACATAATCAGTCTAGCAGAACATCTTGGCACACGCATTTCAGATCATATTCCAGAGACACCTAATAGGCTCTCAGAGGATATGGTCAAATGTATTTCAACTATATTTTGCAAGCTTTCAGACCCACCATTGACACACAATGGTCTTTCATCTCCCATTTCATCTCTGTCATCAGTGAGTGGTTTTTCTCCAAGAGAGCAATGCGACATGTGGAGTCCAGGTTTCAGGAATAACTCGTCTTTTGATGTACGTTTGGACAATCCTTTTCATGTGGAAGGACTGAAAGAGTTTAGTGGGCCATACAGCACCATGGTTGAAGTGCCATGGATCTATAGAGATAGTCAAAAGTTAGGTGACATTGATCATTTGTTACAAAATTTCAG GTCTCTGATCACTAGGCTAGAGGAAGTTGATCCAAGAAAGTTGAAATATGACGAAAAGCTGGCCTTCTGGATCAACATACACAATGCCTTAGTGATGCAT gcatatttggcatatggAATTCCACAAAACAGTGTAAAGAGGGTCTTTTTACTCCTGAAG GCTGCTTATAACATCGGGGGTCACACAATCAGCGCAGACACCATTCAAGGTTCTATACTTGGATGCCGTATGTCTCGTCCTGGACag TGGCTGCGGTTGTTACTTTCTCCAAGAACAAAATTTAAGGCTGGAGATGAGCGGCAAGCATATGCAATTGACCACCCAGAACCTCTTCTACACTTTGCACTCTGTTCAGGAAGCCATTCTGATCCTGCA GTTCGGGTTTACACacccaaaagaataatgcaagaACTGGAATCTGCAAAAGAAGAGTACATAAGAGCAAGTTTTGGGGTGCGCAAGGACCAGAAAATTCTTATACCAAAGATCGTAGACTCTTTTGCAAAGGATTCAGGTTTGTGTTCTGGTGGTGTTTTGGAGATGATCCAGCAGACATTGCCTGAATCTCTAAGAAAGAGTGTTAAGAAATGTCAAAGTGGGAAATCGCGTAAGGCCATCGAGTGGATTCCTCACAATTTTGCTTTTCGGTATCTGATATCCAAAGAGCTAGTGAAGTGA